From the Hevea brasiliensis isolate MT/VB/25A 57/8 chromosome 13, ASM3005281v1, whole genome shotgun sequence genome, the window ATATTGATCTTAACATAATTATGAGGAGGGGGTGACTAGGTTACAGGAACTTGAGGAGGTGTCATTTTTTGTTgttgtggggggggggggggggggggtgggtggTGGGTGGTGTGGTATGGAATGAGGTTCTTGTAGCAAAAAGAAATCTTCACATAAGGAAATTGCTGCCGAGATGATTTGGTGCTGTGTTTGGATTTGATTTCGGAAGATTAAATCATTTCGACACTTCCAAATACTCCACAAAATAAATACCATCCGGAAAACTAGCTTATCATATTCTCCTTGAGAACAAAGAGAGCTAAGAATTTGTGTCCAGAAATCAATTGATGAAGAACCCTGTAGAATCGAGGATCGAAGTATCAGAGGGGAGTGAAACCAAATTTGAACCACCCTTGGACAGTGGAAAAAGAGGTGGACAATAGATTCAATTTCCCCACATAATTTGCTTTCCACAGGAAAAGAAGGAATACGCCGGCCAATTTGCTCATTTGTTGGAAGTCTATCAtgcagaaattttcaaacaaaaattgcaatttttggGGCAGTTTGAGTTTCCACAATTGTTTCCATAATGCATTATTAGATGTGGTTGAATTTGGTCTTGGTCCGCATCCACGGCACTTTCCACAAGGTGGCGAAGCTAACATGCCACCTTATAGCCAGATTTCACCGTATATGACCCAGAGTTAGGAAAGTACCAAATCAAGGAGTCCTCTCTACTAAAAAGGCTGATCGGAATAGAACGAATGTTgcttatttcttcttcttcaaagtttGCCTTAAGGTTATCCAAATTCCACGTGCTCGTATTCCAATTAACTAATTGAGCCACCCACAATATTGAGGGATTTGAGCTTTCTTTAACCTGTGGATAATGGGGAAAAGACTTAGGAATCCATTTGTCCTGTTTGCACAAAATTAATTTCCCATCTTGAAAGTTCCATCTCAATCCTTTCTCAAGAAGTTCTCTACCCCAAAGGATGCTCTGCCATGCCCAAGAAGGTCGAGCTCCCTGCTTGGCTGTCAAAAAAGAAGTAAAAGGGAAATAACGACCTTTAAGAACCCGAGCAACTAGAGATGTTAGCTTTGATATGATTCTCCATCCCTGTTTGGCCAATAAGGCCATATTAAAGAGCTCAAAATCTCTAAATCCTGGACCTCCGACAGCTTTGGAATGGAAAATGTTTTTCCAGGATATCCAGTGATTCTTTCTCTCTTGATCTTTTTGTCCCCACCAAAAATTGGCAAGTATACTATTAAGAGACTTGCAAAGAGAGGATAGCAGGCGAAAATAAGACATGGCAAAGATCGAGATAGCCGCTGGGATAGATTTGATTAGCACTTCCTTCCCGCCTTGAGATAGAAGATGTTCTTTCCATCCCTCCACTTTGCTAAGAATTTTGGATTTGATAGCCTCAAAAGACTGAGCCTTAGAATGAAAAATGATTGCCGAAAGTCCCAAAAATTTGTCTTGTCCCCCAATATTGTTCACATGAAGCATAGCAGAGATTTGTTCCCTGATGATCCTCGGAGTATTAGGGCTAAAGAAAAGAGAGGATTTATCAAAGTTCACCTTTTGAACACTTGCTTCCGAATAAACAGATAAgattttctagaatttttaagCTTCGTTAGCTATTGCTCTTGAGAAAATAACTGAATCATCTACAAAGAAAAGGTGCTTCACTAAAGGGATATGCCTAGCAATAGTTATGCTTTGAAGAAAAGAATTTTTTAATTGATGTGAAAGACCTTCTgtacaaaaaagaaaaagataagaAGAGAGAGGATCTCCTTGTCTCAATCCTTAGAAGGTTTAATCCAACCCACTTGATGGCCATTTATATGTAGGGAATAAGAAACTGTAGAGATGTACTCCATAATCCAATTAAACCATTGTTCATGGAACCCAAATTGGCCTAGCATGTGCCTTAGAAAGGACCATTCTACACATTCATAGGCTTTCCTAACATCCAGTTTAAGAGCTAAGCCATAATTCTTGCCCTTCCTTCTAGATCTCAGTTGATGCATAATTTCATGATTGATGATAATGTTGTCTGAAATAAGCCTGCCTTTTGTAAAAGCATTTTGTTCTTCACTTATGAGATCATTCATAAAAGGTTGTAGTCTGTGGGTTAGAACCTTAGAAATAATCTTATAGAAAATGTTACAAAGTCGAATAGGTCGAAGTACTTTCATTGTGCATACTTGCTTGACCttcaaaatgagagagattatcgCGTGATTGAAGCTTCTTAACATTCTTCCTCCAATAAAGAAACAGAGAATTGCATTTGTTACTTCTGGATCCACAATATGCCAATATTTCTGAAAGAAGTGTCCAATAATTAAGACCATCCTCTCCCAGTGCTTTTGAAGGATTTATACAAAAAAATAGCTTGTATAATTTCATCTCTACTGACTGGAGCAATCAGTTGGTTATTCATATTTGTTGAAACTCGAGGACTAAACCCTACTGAGACTTGATCAAAATTGGAGGGGTGAGTGGATAAATGTTTTTGAAGTATTTCTCTGCAATATCAATTATGTCCAATAGCCTTTGTCATCCTTCAGTTTCAAAATGCAATTCCTGCGTCTTCGTTGGAGGACTTTAGCATGAAAAAAGGCTGTATTCTTATCACCATAATGGAGCCAGTTTTGATAAGATTTTTATGCCCATAAACACTCCTCTAGTATGAGTTCTTGTTTAAGCTATTTTTCCAAAGCCCTGATAATCACTTTCTCACAGTTTTGGTTATTTTTTCCCAATGACAGCTGTTGATAAAGCTCCTGAATACGAGAGTTAGAATTCTAGTTTGATCCCTTCCTCCAGTCAAACAATCTATGTCTGCAATTTTTAGCTTTTAGAAAACTTTGAACATCTGTGAGCCAGCATATTGATTTTTCCAAGCAGATTCAATAATATTCTCTACTTCTCATATGCTAGTTCAAGAGGCATCAAAAACAAATTTGGTTTTTGGCTTTGGACAAGAGAATTCTGTTGATAACAACAATGGACGATGGTTAGAGCCAATATTTTTAAGATGAGAGATTACTGTATTTGGATATAACTATAGCCAAGATGGAGAGCCTAAACCCCTGCTTATCCGTTCTTGAATATTATGCTCCTTATCCTGTTGATTGTCCCAAGTGAATTTTGGGCCTTGAAAACCCAAGTCAAGAATTCTCATGTAATTGACAAAGTCTCTAAAGCTCTGAATTTTTGCTCCAACATATCTATCTCCTcctattttctcttttaaattcaAGAAAGTATTAAAGTCACCAATCAACAAGGCATTAGAGAGAAGATGTTGTTTATAACTGCATAAGAAATCAAATTGACATTGCCTTATGTGGTCGTCCAAATAGAGGTGAAGCATTAAAAGATCCCAACAAGCATCAATTCGTAAATCATGAACATGAGCATGAATATAGAAGGAATCATAACTGATAACATTAGCATCAAAAGAGTTATTCCATGACAGATAAAGCCCACCTGCCAGACCTCTAGGTCAACAAAAAGGAAATTGGAAAAGCCACAGCCTTGGATAACTTTCTTCActacattgttattatttttagttTCGAGAAGACACATCAGGTTTGGGGAATGGATTCTAGTTGATACTTTCAGGTGAAAGATTGTTAGGGGGTTCCCCACACCCTGACAATTCCATAGTAGAAGCTTCATTTGGAACTTTGGGGCCATTTATGGCTAGTCTCCTCCACCATATTAGAGTTTGAATGTTGAATGCAAGATTTCTTACTGCTGCTCACCTTGGCTTCAATGCTCTTCCTTTTCCCTTGCGTATCCGCCTCTCCTTCAGTCTAAGTAATTTCCTTGATAATCACCCCTACATTCTGTTTGTCTTTCTCCTTTGCCATACATTTCCAACTGCGTTTGCTAGTGGTATGTGGTGAGATGTCAGTCTTCTGAATTTGATCATCCACTCTATTTCCCAGCTCtgaatttgtgacacccctcacctatctacagtgtagccgagcaaggtatgtCACACTCTGTGTcgaagcaccttatcttatcttattataATTCCCagatcttaatttatttattaaaaagattCCAAGTGAAGTTTATgtcatgaattgaaatttggattaatttgggatttcaaaaattttacagaaaattcggcATAGTGCCGGctagaaattgagaaaacagttcttgaaaatctgttaaaaacacttccaatatatgtaATGTCCGCAACTCCAATAAAAATCAATACaatttcaacatatctcaatatttcatctcaaactcataatttcattcatCCCATGCCATCACATAATTATGCTCAATTTCTTAAAGAAATActtaaattttatgaattaacATAATTTAAAgataattacataagttcataatTACATGACAAATGAATGTCtaactacaaaatacaaaatacaaaaagtaTTGAAGAAGCCTAGTGgtcctaccaaaatacactgcaCAGATGAGGTGACACCGAACACAATTGCAGATCAAAACTCTGATTCCCAGTCTAAGGCCTACTGGGCTCACGGTCTTAATCTCCTgtacctatgcatggcaaaaagcgatgcgctaagcatacagcttagtgatgccaatataaaataaaaataaactaaaataattaaatatgcagaaaTTATACTGTTATTTCATGCAGACTAGCATTTTggtaattattcataatattcttaatttagcgATTTTTAGGTTCATTATTTAATTGTAACtttgtaagatttattttagttgcaaaagtaacctatactagttgactggactagataaacggataaactagcactgggtactaagtatctcgggtcgtcacaccatcggtcacataatgTCTACCAGGTATGCAACAGAACGGTtaacaagccataataatcaTTGGGCACAAAGCCAATTAAGTCAAGagtatcaaaatggccaaaaatcataatatcacaaaatgacactaaatgccataaatcatgaaatggcatgaagccataagtAGTACTGCAATCGAAACCCTATTgggatgccaacctatccaaaccaatcatactaggcatactagggtatATTAACAAAGTTAGGTGTttagttctttgcatttgatattattgagattactattcatgcaaaatattaactttgtcttaattaataggtatacaatttctaaatacactATAATAACATATTTTGGATTCCACATTTGTTaacattggttgccaatttcaattcaaGGCTCAATGGAagttatttcaaaatttcagatttagtcacttatgtttactattctattagaccattctacagtagaaatttggctaaactttcttaatcaaagttgttccttaatgtctctactttaattctatttttgaatcactctatttggaattttgtatctcaagttatgacatttttaccataactggccagattggttcTTGTCCAGAATTTTTGagcaaatttggttctggcaattttagtgagctgaatttggttagcaatttgaataggttatggtcagaatttgagtttctattcctcatgaaagttgttctactatgtctaagctttccattggttcaagaatcaggtcatttggacctctctacacaaagttatagccatttgaacaaatactgtttatttggttatttttccaggtccagattttggttaccaTGATTTAgacaaattttaggtcaccttAAGTTAGTTTTCTAGGCAAGGTCTCTGCATAAAAAATATgtcattatgtccctagtttcgcttccaattagccttacaccaattgaagctacacaagtcaaCTTATTGTTGCCCAAactcactggactcaagtccagaatttctggcaCATGGGGTAGCTTAACCATTTCACCATTCAATGTCACTATTCATTCCAAATtaaggtcaattcacctcaaatggtcactaattgaccattagaataccaattcacaatcaatttagcaaaactctaatttagctcaaaccctaattcccaattcTCAATCTTGAACCACACATGAAAATCAAAGTTCTAATACATATATTCTCATTATAGACCATCACTACACCACTTTAATTCCATTAGAATTCATCAAAACCATCTTtaattcatggctgccgaaatttagggaAGGTCTAACATGTACAATTTATttcaattccaacaatttctcactcaattcatggtcCTAACAAAGAATAAAAGTAAGAGAGAaaagaattggcactaacctcttgtagcacaATCTTAAGATgtccaaatcttcactttctcttaATTTCTTGGGggccaaacaccttagcaaggttaggtgacaaattttaatgaagaagGTTATGGGTTTTATAGTGAGGAAGCAAGGTTATGCAAGGTTGATGAAGGAATATCAATGGAGGAGTGAGAGATGGGTTTCGGCCAACTTGAATGGAGGTGGAATAAGCtgaattttctttgatttttttatctttttttaattgttttatgaGTGCTTGACTCATGTTAATTGGTTAGgagtttttaattgcatcatcctagcatcatgcatatgtcataattgtaattaaatttcatttctttttatttttttttcttctttttttttatttatttctaattgaaatattatcaatatttatttatattttatgtcataagtctcatttacttaaatggacaagttggtcaaaaatcatctctgaaggtaaaaatgatcaaaatgcccttcgttttgcttaccgAGTTAGATTTGTCTGTactgatttacaaaatttttcttagcattttcttggcattctattgtcatctaagcctcaataatTCTTTACTGGAgtccccaaaaattatttcactgggTTTTTCACAGGTCTAGGGTTACCAACTGTCTTcatagtcgcttcccgttagggttacccattgctggagctccggctcatttaacctctttgtattccatttctaaaatttttccttaatttttcttatgattatttaagttatttatgactcctcaccctagtttaGATATAGCTCCAAACGTTCTGGTTGTCCGGACAAACATTAGTTATCGAAATAGTAtaacctaaagtgagggtgttacagaattaTAGTAAGCTTCTTGTTGTGGCAGGGAAGTCTGCAATTGCTTGTTCTCAGTTGATTTAAAAATGTCCACTACAATCTGTATTAGATGGTCCAAGGGAATTAATTCATAAGGTTCCATGTGCTTCAAAGGTAGGGTGGGATTATTACATCTTGGGCCTTCTGAGCTCCCAGCTTGCTTTCATTTAGCCCAAAGAGAAGGAGATTTAATAAGTGGGGTGCAGGTTTAGTGTAAAGACTTGGGTTTAGAAGGCAATGGGTTTGGGCTTGGTTGGTAATGGGCCATCTTCCTCGTTGATGTATTTAAGTTAGTTAGGGAGTGTGTTTGGTCAGTTGCAACCTCAGATGGGGAATGGTTTAGGGCCTGAAATAGGGTTGGCATAGAAGAAGCTATCATCTCAATGGCTGCCAATTGAAAGTACGAGGTGAGATACGAAAATTTTTGAAACAAACTCTCAGTGTTTACTCCCTTATGTCCAATTGAGGAAAGATATTCAGCAAAGTGTTTGGGAATTTCTTGTGGTCGAAAAAGCTGCATGGAATTGACTGGTTGTAGGCTCGAGGGAGGTTCTTTCTCCAAGGTTTCCCTGCAATAACTAGATTCTGCAAAACCACTATGTGTCTCTTCTACATATTGAAAACAGGAGGACTATTTCTGGGTTGTGGCAAAAGATTTTTGGTTTCTTGTTTGTGTATTTGGAGGAGCATATTTGGATTTTGGGTCAATGGTTGAAGGGGATATTTGCTGGGTAAGATGTTGTGAAGTTATTAGGTGACTGATTGgtttttttgaatgatgatttggttGTTATTGTGGGGCTTAGCTTTGTTCTAGATTTGGGGTTGTGGTAGTAAAGTGCTAGGAAGGTATAGATGGAAGTAGTGAGATTTTCTCTTGATTGAGGGCAAGGTTTGGATTGGCTCTAGTTGAGGTAATGGAAAAGGATAAAGGTTTTAGATTAGACTTGGTGGGGTTTCGGTTGACTGGGTTTGCTTTTATCCAGGGACTAAAAGTCTAGTTTTCCTCTTTCCTTTCAATTGCCTCATCATTCTCCACTAACAAACAGTCATAGTTCAGGTGACCAATGATACCACATCAATAGCAAAAATCTGGCAATTTTTCATACTTCAACTTGACCCATTGCATAGAACCATCTTTTTTCCTAGTTTGAAACTTAGGGAGAAGAGGTTTGTCAAGAGAGATAATCGCTCTTAGCCGTAAATACATCGGAAATCCCAGGTTCCCATCCTGAGTGAGCTCTACATCTACAAAAGTGCCCACCAATTCTACAATTGATTTGGCATTCTCTTTATTTTGCTGGTTAGGGGGTAAAAAATGGGCTTGCAACCAGAAGAGAGAATGATTAAAGAATAGATCATCGAAAGGGATGTGAGGTAACCATTCTTGTAACACTAGCAATTGGTTATGAACACACCATGGAGTGTTTCTCTAGACATTTTGGGTGTCCACTTAATGATCAAAAGTGAAGAggaatatatttttctttttgagtGTGATTTGGAAATCTTGCTTTGTTCGCCAAGATTTAGACAGAGAAGTTTTGATGGTGGCAATACTAAAGGTCTTCTGAGTAACAAGCTTACCCACCATCATTCGCTTAAACAAGGTTGAATCATTATCCCGAGATGATTTTAACTGTAGGACTCTGTCTTGACAACCTAAATTGAGGGCTTTTGAGATGAGGTCCTGGACATTTTCTTCGAAGTTCGACATAATGATCTAGGGGGAAGGAGTAAATGCTAGAGATAAGGAGGGTGGTTGTGGAATAAATGACACCGGAGGATGAAACGATGAGGATAGCACCATAGTTTGATAACAAACAGCCGTGAGGGAAAAGATTTCAGGAGATGCTATGTAGAGCAGAGGAGAAGGCCCACTAGGACATTAGTAAGTTTAAGACTTCTGAAATTTGTAATCAGCCTTTTATTTAACACTTAGGCCTGTTTGGCAATATTAGCTGTTAGTTGTTTTAGTAGCTATTAACTATTTTATTAGCTATTAATAATTAGGTATTAGCTGTTAGTGGTTAGCTATTTATATAACTGTTAAAGTAAAAATGTTCGATAAAAATAGCAGTTAGATTAGttgttaaatgtaaaaataatgataaaatCTTATTAACCTTAGTCAAAATGCTCTCTCAAACTCTAAAAGTTAGGAGGGATAGCTTTTCATTAATCACTTATTCAACCTCTAAAAATTAGTATAAACATTATATCACCGAATAGTATAAATAAGAGAAGTGGTGTTTTGACTCTAATCAAAACGCTAAATATTATCTTAAAAATTTTTGCCGAACAGAACCTTAATTTATAATAGATCGACTATTATTTATGAGAAATGCTTTAACAAATTTTCActtatttttcaaattaaaaaggtattagtattttattatattattttcatttaatttttaaaattttatcataaatctaatttaatattttttaatcattttaataataaatataattataaattattttttaataaatacatCAATTATTTATCACtcacttataaatattttaattaaatatataatcatttaaaattttaattgtttataAGTTTAAATGTTCATACATACAATTAAGGTGACACCGACATTAACTGAGAAGTGTTTAGCTGAGGATGGTGCCGAGTAacaccataaaaaaaaaaaaaaaaaagttaaacaaGTATAACGCTCAACTCAATGAATATAcacaaatttataaatttatttttcctaGCACAAATCTAGTTCAATCCCACAGATAATATGTAGTCCcaagcttaaaaaaaaaagaaaaatttataatttaatctctaaatttttattttatattatatttaagtttttaaattttaaaaaattaattatttaatctctaaattttatactatattatattttagttaataaatttttaaaaataaattatttaatttctaaattttatattatatcacactttaatttatataaatttaatatataaaataatttaatcttattaataatgaataaaattattataaatattaaaattatattaaaattatagggattaaattttttttatatattaaattaaaaaaataatttattttttaaaatttaaaaatgaaataattaattttttaaaatttaaaatttaaaaattaaaatataatataaaataaaacttgagattaaattataaatttttctaaaaaaaatttctaacTCCTCTATTCTCAATTATTCTTATTACGTGGGAAAGTAACTTTTCCACCTCATACTTTTCCATTCCGAAGGGGTGATAAAGTTGCTTTTTGAAACACACACAAACAAACAAAGTAATTATGTAAATCTTctctaaaatttcaataaaaaaaatatttaaaaaataatgtgaaattaaaataatttattaaaataatattttcttataaaaaaCTGACAATTTCAGAGCTATTAAATCAGTTATAGTAAGTTGTGGTCTTGTCTGAAAATGTCTAATCAAAtaatgtttaaaaaaaataatgtttaAAAATGTCTAATCAAATCAGTTAGTTGCTTGAAATTgaagaaatatttttataatttaaaatattataaaatataaatttttgataatttaagGAAAAAAATACACTATAAAATTGACATTAGTGTATTTTTTTGATATAATTtacatttaaataattataactatattatttacatgataatatatgttaaatttcatccacttcatagtattatttttaaataatttttacacTTGTCGACATAATATGACATGCCGTCTAACAACACTTTAAAATGCGTTTTCAAGTAATGTTTTTAAATATCTTTTCAtaaaattattgtttttaattaggattttcttaattaaatactatttttataaataattttatattgataccaaatttataaatagtttttttaaatcatataattattttggttCTTGTCTCTTAATTGATTTTTGATAgttgatttattttaattttacttttaattttaataatatattttaaataatattatataatattttttcatatacttttaaataataatgatattttatgtaaaaaacttaaaaaaatgaacaataaaataaaaaagaaaaataaaacaaacgaattatataaattaaatttaagtggttaaaaattaaaataaataaagcaaaaagattttaaaaaatatacttaaAAGGAAAATTAAGGGTGAGTATTCATTCCaatcgaatcaaattaaattataaaaattaaattttaaattttagaaatcaaatcaaaccgaaatgaatgaaaaatttaatCGAACTGAGCTATTCTATTTCGGTTCATTCGGTTTAacagattaatttttatttttgattgattttttaatttagacttaatttttaaattatttgatctaattttaattttaatttaaatctataaaatta encodes:
- the LOC110655516 gene encoding uncharacterized mitochondrial protein AtMg00310-like, with amino-acid sequence MLHVNNIGGQDKFLGLSAIIFHSKAQSFEAIKSKILSKVEGWKEHLLSQGGKEVLIKSIPAAISIFAMSYFRLLSSLCKSLNSILANFWWGQKDQERKNHWISWKNIFHSKAVGGPGFRDFELFNMALLAKQGWRIISKLTSLVARVLKGRYFPFTSFLTAKQGARPSWAWQSILWGRELLEKGLRWNFQDGKLILCKQDKWIPKSFPHYPQVKESSNPSILWVAQLVNWNTSTWNLDNLKANFEEEEISNIRSIPISLFSREDSLIWYFPNSGSYTVKSGYKVAC